A window of the Parambassis ranga chromosome 17, fParRan2.1, whole genome shotgun sequence genome harbors these coding sequences:
- the LOC114449426 gene encoding nucleoprotein TPR-like isoform X4 — MAAVLLQALERTELNKLPKGVQNKLEKFVTELQNANEALRTQHERFKADSEQQYFDIEKRLVESQEQILSATRGLQTSKEENKKLNEELSTLKGIDVETADVKPAQQQTKSKYEIEAEKRELGRLLEKRTQELENLTEDVKRLNEKLTDANKVKMELQLKLDDIQSSAASVQHREKRMEQEKELLEKKVEWLSAELKTKTEELLNTNREKGKEILELQGSLKSSQEQVTRLESQLTSLKETSESQNRRAEDLNNKLKQARDEQSAMEEKYRNELNAHVKLSSLYKGAATDMEAKNQELSRAVEELTKFVKDTGEANKVLDKKVSEGEQFKTRLEAELKEKIKKMEKELENATMKASGKHCCAPSLTEDQLNSMCPSAAAIAAIVKPGMKFFDLYNAYAECQTQLQLEKQETRRVSRVLDEIVQEVESKAPVLKRQREEYESMQRSMASLCNKLEQARTEIYSLQKEKEEAKQCCEGLERDKLKTERMLDDTSTQLCALLVELEEARGNRVSKDDSSSADISSTSEVTSPRQLSFRSVEDLQRQNQSLLGRLRDLEEEKDKQQNQVTSARISELESSVDKLQKEVEQLKEQRNQQKQLADSSARQRDMYKALLTQSTGFSLPPQGQDSPSPPAHVRPSVPATRSTPQRAAAAESAQTAQAKAALKQLNDAFTLYKKEKAENDRILNETNDRLQRQLTELRSSQAKLTSQLEFSNKRYEIIQENVSAYRREISALQERNQKLAATSQQHEHVILTMSQDLRQANEKLALEEVRVENLTKERDMLRQAESRLGREREAMLAEQRNQNLLLTNLKAIQLTMERTETETRQRLNNKIEQLESELASMKTRLEQEVAQRHALGRNMDAQLLEAKKQLETQNTLQQKTRELLRSSEQQVAALKSQLASATSTDGTTSSNTTTPTTRAAGLRAPLRVRSPVPAASQQSVQSEQELSEVKSLLRSAEEQNGELTEQLKNANATVEQYRAVVLTLEDSLKKEKELRSPLEVRLKDSEEVQRQLEKRILDLEKMKQQEQEERRKAVDAVEKQVTELQRSLKASQAEQQQALERATAAVTLEQKAIQDNLLQTKLAGEAQAKYERELMLHAADVEALQELKKRSQQEAARKRELEEELKKMTSLLQEKTAVWNTVEKQLKEDLSNQSRRSEELGKQNNLLHQQMDEMAAKSRQLQQHQQQQLDLSFSEEGKTTEQILEILRFVRMEKEIAVARCDASDGEALRYKQRVKHQDRELKELQEALNTEREKMQATAKSLAQQEERLKKMESISALQETNRMLKMDKDKLEQELHQAQAKVKKLQTDIGPLHHSMSVLSEKNGTLQADKRLMEEDLKHWKAKAQQLVSQQKDGNVEERQKLVAEREAQQRRITQLAEETAKLKTELARSSASSNSAQSQLHSLRESVAQLTTERDSLKKDLETKNNDILEKNKTINQVKKIGRRYKTQYEELKVQHDKLVSETAAKAGSEAAPSQEVQQELNKAQEELSKTREELNTLKEEVQKKQEEAQKSQQELDATQKEHQQTKEKTQEVQNQLSQVQSQLSQTQTQLQQSQTQLTQCQKELQQAKTHTQQVQNQLKSAQSQVQARQSQIQQLQRELQQAKEALQQNLTNQKELQQSQQTSQQSHNQEVTNLQTALSQAENKVTELQGQMDSLQKSVADREADVKRLQEQLTEARQANETIQVNQSQSSQSIQSSDANAAGEVTQSLQDELTKLRQELSESKSREDQLKQQIADKEEKTKKVFLGVKTKISQLNSAKEQLNQENEELKQSKEELEVRMNALKSQYEGRFLRLDRELRELRETHTHSDPRDEPQDQSGAKGVDQARTAEQRQISLKSPAQDRGSSSLTEPPTANIRPTPSTPSPSNKPSPSTGSKATPRASIRPMVTPATVPIPTPMATVMPTTQTENQEVLMSTGASVHSTSSSLVTTPTSVTPTSTQATAFVQPTQQQVASQDAGSSMEAERPSTSTSLISTAGSKRIREDEVEDEESRPESSHTPPTTKKLRLKPTIALQMEGDSEMEGELRDEGEQQDSPDDSQELPEEGFPVLAEEDEDIEDEGVSQSVPSDQMSSQGLAVVRDVIVIDTDSESRESKEEEKQEAEEEEEEEEEEDEEEDNEGEDDDADSGIRGGEESNEGSREAEEEGEENEPSEGTSAEENVCGASSGSQRPSEPTQRGESSSGATLESDPPRDPVYFPPTSSSGPSPSSSSLTPRLPHTRRPPHALPPRLYIQPPAPELGPPHTQRQSSQLRRPSSGRGPQLTPGIGSMPFFDDDDRMVPSTPTLVVPHRTDGFAEAIHSPQVAGLSTRFRFGPPEDLLPQASASHSDLGQLASQGGLGMYESPLFLAAHDEDGGGRSVPTTPLQVAAPVTVFTESLPSESSDNMASQSVPMVTASTGMAAAADDGDEVFMEHEGDGPGIESSLESQADMESAGQQSDDASLPSTSQDPDTSSATPRRTQPLMSSLLGRGSRGGRGEGRTLLSRRGAFSRGGRGGSMGRGGIA; from the exons ATGGCAGCTGTCCTGCTTCAGGCTCTGGAGCGGACAGAGTTGAACAAACTGCCGAAAGGCGTCCAAAACAAGCTCGAGAAGTTTGTAACGGAGCTTCAGAATGCTAACGAGGCGCTCAGGACGCAGCATGAGCGGTTCAAAGCAGACAGTG AGCAGCAATACTTTGACATTGAGAAGAGACTGGTGGAGAGCCAGGAACAGATCCTGTCTGCCACCAGAGGCCTGCAGACAAGcaaggaggaaaacaaaaagctca ATGAAGAGCTGAGCACTCTGAAAGGAATAGATGTGGAGACGGCTGATGTTAAACCAGCGCAACAG CAAACCAAGTCCAAGTATGAGATCGAAGCTGAGAAGAGAGAGCTGGGCAGGCTGTTGGAGAAGAGAACACAGGAGTTGGAGAACCTTACTG aggacGTGAAGCGTCTGAATGAGAAGCTGACAGATGCCAACAAAGTCAAGATGGAGCTGCAGTTAAAACTGGATGATATCCAGTCATCTGCAGCCTCAGTACAG CACCGGGAAAAGCGTATGGAGCAGGAGAAAGAACTGCTGGAGAAGAAAGTGGAGTGGCTatctgcagaactgaagaccaAAACAGAAGAGCTGTTGAACACAAACCGAGAGAAAGGCAAAGAAATACTGGAGCTGCAGGGCAGTCTGAAGAGCAGCCAGGAGCAG GTGACCAGGCTGGAAAGTCAGCTGACTTCTCTGAAAGAAACGAGTGAAAGCCAAAATAGAAGAGCCGAGGatctcaacaacaaactgaaacAG GCCAGAGATGAGCAGAGTGCCATGGAGGAGAAATACCGCAATGAGCTCAACGCTCACGTCAAGTTGTCTTCTCTCTACAAG gGAGCAGCAACAGACATGGAGGCCAAGAACCAGGAACTGAGCAGAGCAGTGGAAGAACTCACCAAGTTTGTTAAAGACACCGGAGAAG cCAATAAAGTTTTGGACAAGAAGGTGTCTGAGGGTGAACAGTTCAAGACGCGGCTTGAGGCGGAGCTTAAAGAGAAAATTAAGAAAATGGAGAAGGAGCTGGAAAATGCTACAATGAAGGCTTCAGGCAAACACTGCT GTGCACCTTCTCTGACTGAGGATCAGCTGAACTCCATGTGTCCATCTGCGGCAGCCATTGCTGCAATTGTTAAGCCTGGCATGAAGTTCTTTGAC CTGTATAATGCGTATGCAGAGTGTCAGACACAGCTTCAGCTGGAGAAGCAGGAGACCAGGAGAGTGAGCAGGGTGCTGGATGAGATCGTCCAGGAGGTCGAGTCCAAAGCACCGGTCCTAAAGCGCCAAAGAGAAGAGTATGAGAGCATGCAGAGATCCATGGCCTCACTGTGCAACAAGCTGGAACAGGCTCGGACA gaaatctACAGTTtgcagaaagagaaggaggaggctaAACAGTGCTGTGAAGGTCTGGAGAGAGACAAACTCAAAACAGAAAGAATGCTGGACGATACATCTACACAG TTGTGCGCTCTTCTGGTGGAGCTGGAAGAAGCCAGAGGAAATCGAGTTAGCAAAGACGACAGCAGTTCTGCTGACATTTCCAGCACCTCTGAGGTGACCAGCCCTCGCCAGCTGTCCTTCCGCAGTGTGGAGGATCTCCAGAGGCAGAACCAAAGCCTGCTGGGAAGGCTGAGGGacttggaggaggagaaggacaaaCAGCAGAACCAAGTAACATCAGcacg TATATCAGAGTTGGAGTCCAGTGTGGATAAACTTCAGAAGGAGGTTGAGCAGCTGAAAGAGCAGAGGAACCAGCAGAAACAGCTGGCAGACTCCAGCGCCAGGCAAAGAGACATGTACAAGGCCCTGCTGACACAGAGCACCGGCTTCAGCCTGCCTCCTCAAG GTCAGgactctccctccccccctgcaCATGTCCGTCCTTCAGTTCCAGCTACTCGCTCTACTccgcagagagctgctgctgctgaatctgCACAGACTGCTCAGGCCAAAGCTGCTTTAAAACAG CTCAATGATGCCTTCACTCTGTATAAAaaagagaaggcagagaacgACAGGATCTTGAATGAAACAAATGACCGGCTGCAGAGACAGCTGACAGAACTCCGCTCCAGCCAAGCCAAGCTGACCTCTCAACTGGAGTTCAGCAACAAGAG GTATGAGATAATCCAGGAGAATGTGTCAGCGTACCGCAGAGAAATCTCTGCCCTGCAGGAGAGGAACCAAAAACTGGCTGCAACATCCCAACAACATGAGCACGTCATCCTCACCATGAGCCAGGACCTGAGGCAGGCTAATGAAAAACTGGCACTAGAAGAG GTGCGTGTGGAGAACCTTACTAAAGAGAGGGACATGTTAAGACAAGCAGAGAGCCGCCTTGGTCGAGAAAGGGAAGCCATGCTGGCTGAGCAACGCAACCAGAACCTGCTGCTCACCAACTTGAAGGCTATACAG TTGACAATGGAGCGTACAGAGACAGAGACTCGTCAGCGattaaacaacaaaatagaACAGCTGGAGTCAGAACTGGCTTCAATGAAGACCAGGCTGGAACAAGAAGTTGCACAGAGGCATGCCCTTGGACGTAATATGGAC gctcAGTTGTTAGAAGCTAAAAAGCAGCTAGAGACccaaaacacactgcagcagaagaCCCGGGAGCTTCTGCGAAGCTCTGAACAGCAGGTGGCTGCACTGAAATCTCAGCTGGCTTCAGCTACCTCCACCGATGGTACAACCTCCAGTAACACGACCACCCCGACTACCAGAGCTGCAGGCCTCCGAGCGCCACTGAGAG TACGTTCTCCAGTACCAGCAGCCTCTCAGCagtctgtccaatcagagcaggagcTCTCAGAGGTGAAAAGCCTCCTGCGTAGTGCAGAGGAACAAAACGGTGAACTAACAGAGCAGCTAAAGAATGCTAATGCTACTGTGGAACAGTACAGAGCTGTGGTACTGACTCTGGAAGACAGtctgaagaaagagaaagag TTGCGCTCCCCTCTGGAGGTCCGGCTGAAAGACTCGGAGGAGGTTCAgaggcagctggagaagaggatTTTAGACCTGGAAAAAATGAAGCAGCAGGagcaagaggagagaagaaaggcTGTGGATGCAGTGGAGAAACAA GTGACCGAGCTGCAGCGCAGTCTCAAGGCCAgccaggcagagcagcagcaggcactGGAGAGAgctactgctgctgtcactctAGAGCAGAAGGCCATACAGGACAACCTGctgcag ACCAAGCTAGCAGGAGAGGCACAGGCTAAGTATGAGCGCGAGCTAATgcttcatgctgcagatgtggAGGCTCTGCAGGAGCTGAAGAAAAGGTCCCAACAAGAAGCGGCACGGAAGCGGGAGTTAGAAGAGGAACTGAAAAAGATGACCTCTCTCCTGCAGGAGAAGACTGCCGTCTGGAACACAGtggagaaacagctgaag GAGGACCTGTCCAATCAGAGCCGTCGCTCTGAGGAGCTTGGAAAGCAGAACAATCTCCTGCACCAGCAGATGGATGAAATGGCTGCCAAGAGtcggcagctgcagcagcaccaacagcagcagcttgacCTGTCATTTAGCGAGGAAGGGAAGACCACTGAACAGATATTAGAAATACTCAG GTTTGTGCGCATGGAAAAGGAGATTGCTGTGGCTCGCTGTGATGCGTCTGATGGGGAAGCTCTTCGTTACAAACAGCGAGTGAAACACCAAGACAGAGAACTAAAAGAACTACAGGAAGCTctgaacacagagagggagaagatgcAG GCTACAGCAAAGAGTCTGGCCCAGCAGGAGGAACGGCTGAAGAAGATGGAGAGTATCAGTGCTCTCCAAGAAACCAACAGGATGTTGAAAATGGACAAAGATAAACTGGAGCAGGAGCTGCATCAAGCTCAAGCTAAA GTCAAAAAGCTCCAGACAGACATCGGCCCGCTGCATCACTCTATGTCTGTCCTGTCAGAGAAAAACGGCACCCTGCAGGCTGATAAAAGGCTGATGGAGGAAGACCTCAAACACTGGAAGGCCAAAGCACAG CAACTAGTTAGCCAACAGAAAGATGGCAATGTtgaggagagacagaaactCGTCGCTGAAAGAGAGGCTCAGCAGAGACGCATCACACAGCTGGCTGAAGAGACGGCCAAGCTGAAGACTGAGTTGGCCAG ATCAAGTGCCAGCAGTAATTCAGCTCAGTCTCAGCTGCACAGCCTCAGAGAGTCTGTGGCACAGCTGACAACTGAAAGAGACTCTCTGAAAAAAGACctggaaacaaaaaacaacgACATTCTGGAAAAGAACAAGACCATCAATCAGGTGAAGAAGATCGGACGCCGCTACAAGACCCAGTATGAGGAGCTCAAAGTGCAGCATGACAAG TTGGTCAGTGAAACGGCTGCCAAAGCAGGAAGTGAGGCTGCTCCAAGCcaggaggtgcagcaggagCTCAACAAAGCCCAGGAGGAGCTCAGCAAGACCCGGGAGGAGCTGAATACACTGAAAGAGGAAGTGcagaaaaaacaggaggag GCCCAGAAGTCTCAGCAAGAGCTAGACGCAACTCAGAAGGAGCACCAGCAGACCAAGGAGAAGACCCAGGAGGTCCAAAACCAGCTGTCACAG GTCCAGTCCCAGTTGTCTCAGACCCAGACACAACTGCAGCAAAGTCAGACCCAGCTGACCCAGTGTCAGAAAGAACTTCAACAAGCCAAGACCCACACCCAGCAG GTACAGAACCAGTTAAAATCAGCTCAGTCTCAAGTTCAGGCTCGTCAGAGCCAGATCCAGCAGCTCCAGAGAGAGCTCCAGCAGGCTAAAGAGGCCCTCCAGCAGAACCTCACCAATCAGAAAGAGCTACAGCAGAGCCAACAGACCAGCCAGCAGAGCCACAACCAGGAAGTCACCAATCTCCAGACTGCTCTGAGCCAGGCAGAGAACAAG GTGACTGAGCTTCAAGGCCAGATGGACAGCCTGCAGAAG AGTGTTGCTGACCGTGAAGCAGACGTTAAACGTCTCCAGGAGCAGCTAACTGAAGCTAGGCAGGCGAATGAGACCATCCAGGTCAACCAGAGCCAGAGTTCTCAGTCTATCCAGTCCAGCGATGCTAATGCTGCTGGGGAAGTGACGCAGTCATTACAGGATGAGCTGACAAAACTCAGACAGGAG cTGTCTGAGAGTAAGAGTagagaagatcagctgaaacagcaGATCGCTGACAAGGAGGAAAAGACGAAGAAGGTCTTTCTGGGAGTAAAAACCAAAATCAGCCAGCTAAACA GTGCGAAAGAGCAGCTCAATCAGGAGAATGAAGAACTCAAACAGAGTAAGGAGGAACTGGAGGTGAGAATGAATGCCCTCAAGTCCCAGTATGAAGGTCGGTTTCTTCGGCTGGACAGAGAGCTGAGAGAactgagagagacacacacacactctgatccCAGAGACGAACCGCAGGACCAGAGTGGGGCTAAG GGGGTCGATCAGGCCAGAACTGCAGAACAGAGACAAATCTCTTTGAAGAGTCCTGCTCAAGACAGGGGGAGCTCCAGCCTGACTGAGCCTCCCACTGCCAACATCCGGCCAACTCCAAGCACTCCATCTCCCAGCAACAAGCCGAGCCCCTCCACGGGTAGCAAGGCCACGCCCCGCGCAAGCATCCGGCCTATGGTTACCCCGGCAACTGTCCCCATCCCAACACCTATGGCCACTGTGATGCCAACTACACAGACTGAAAACCAAGAGG TGCTGATGAGCACGGGAGCTTCTGTACACTCTACCAGCTCCAGTCTGGTGACCACACCTACCTCCGTAACGCCAACCAGCACCCAGGCCACAGCTTTTGTCCAGCCCACTCAGCAGCAGGTGGCCAGTCAAGATGCAGGGTCCAGCATGGAGGCAGAGCGACCATCCACATCCACGTCCCTGATTTCAACAG CAGGTTCCAAGCGAATCCGAGAGGATGAAGTTGAGGATGAGGAAAGCAGACCAGAAAgttcacacacacctccaacCACAAAAAAACTACGACTAAAGCCAACAATAGCACTGCAG ATGGAAGGTGATTCAGAGATGGAAGGAGAGCTGAGGGATGAGGGAGAACAACAGGATTCACCAGATGACAGTCAG GAGCTCCCAGAAGAAGGTTTTCCAGTCTTagcagaagaagatgaagacatCGAGGATGAAGGTGTGTCCCAGTCTGTCCCCTCGGATCAGATGTCCTCTCAGGGTTTAGCTGTAGTTCGTGATGTGATTGTCATCGACACAGACAGCGAGAGCCGCGAGagcaaagaagaggagaagcaggaggctgaagaggaggaggaggaggaagaagaagag gatgaagaggaggacaatgaaggtgaagatgatgatgctGACAGTGGGATCAGAGGTGGCGAAGAGAGCAatgagggcagcagagaggctgaagaggaaggagaagagaatGAGCCATCAGAAGGGACCAGTGCTGAGGAGAATGTCTGTGGAGCGTCATCGGGCTCTCAGCGCCCCTCTGAGCCAACCCAGAGGG GTGAAAGCAGCAGTGGTGCGACACTAGAGTCCGATCCCCCCAGAGACCCTGTATACTTCCCCCCAACTTCCTCCTCTGGaccctccccctcttcctcctccctcacacCCCGCCTGCCCCACACACGGAGGCCCCCACACGCCCTCCCACCACGCCTCTACATCCAACCTCCAGCTCCAGAGCTGggacccccacacacacag AGACAGTCCTCCCAGCTGCGCAGACCATCATCAGGACGGGGACCTCAGCTCACCCCTGGAATAGGCAGCATG cctttctttgatgatgatgacagaatGGTTCCCAGTACTCCCACTCTGGTTGTTCCACATCGCACGGATGGCTTTGCAGAGGCTATACA CTCTCCTCAGGTAGCAGGCCTGTCCACCAGATTCAGGTTTGGCCCTCCAGAAGACTTGCTGCCTCAGGCATCAGCCTCACACTCTGATCTGGGACAGCTGGCCTCTCAAGGAG GTCTGGGTATGTATGAGTCTCCCCTCTTCCTGGCTGCTCatgatgaagatggaggaggaaggagtgtCCCCACCACACCTTTACAAGTGGCTGCACCAG tgACAGTCTTCACAGAGTCACTGCCCTCAGAAAGCAGTGACAATATGGCTTCCCAGTCAGTTCCCATGGTAACTGCCTCCACTGggatggctgctgctgcagatgatggAGATGAGGTCTTCATGGAGCATGAAGGAGATGG CCCTGGTATTGAGTCTTCTCTGGAGAGTCAGGCAGACATGGAGTCGGCAGGTCAGCAAAGTGATGATGCTTCACTGCCGTCTACCAGCCAAGATCCTG ACACCAGCAGTGCTACACCGCGCCGCACACAACCTCTGATGAGCAGCCTGTTgggcagaggaagcagaggggggaggggggagggcagGACGTTACTCAGCCGCAGAG GAGCTTTCTCCCGAGGAGGAAGGGGTGGGTCCATGGGCAGGGGGGGCATCGCCTAA